A genomic window from Heptranchias perlo isolate sHepPer1 chromosome 20, sHepPer1.hap1, whole genome shotgun sequence includes:
- the LOC137336097 gene encoding zinc finger protein 271-like — protein sequence MKFTHSSHLLRHQRVHSVERPIKCSDCGKRFKSRNNMLTHQRVHTGERPFSCSVCVKRFTQLSNLLTHQRVHTGERPFTCSVCKKRFTQSSNLMSHQRVHTGERPFKCSDCEKRFKSRKELQTHQRVHTGEKPFSCSVCGKRFTQLSSLLKHQRVHTGEKPFSCSVCKKRFTQSSILLIHQRVHSDKRPFKCSDCGKSFKSKSNLLTHQRTHTGERPFSCSVCVKRFTQLSNLLTHHRFHTGERPFKCSDCGKRFKIRNELLRHQRTHTGERPFTRFKRKKRFTRSSTLLTHQRVHSEERPFKCSDCKKSFKSRNELWSHQRTHTGERPFTRSKRKKRFTRSSHLLSHQRVHTGERPFTCSVCRKGFTRSSHLLRHQRVHTDERPFKCSDCEKRFKSKVNLLTHQRIHTGERPFTCSVFGKRFTRSSTLLRHQRVNSDERPFKCSDCEKSFKSRNELLRHRRTHTGERPFCCSVCKKRFTRSSHLLSHQRVHSEERPFKCSDCEKRFKSRNELLRHQRTHTGERPFICSVCGKRFTRSSHLLSHQRVHSDERP from the coding sequence atgaaattcactcattcatcccaccttctgagacaccaacgagttcactctgttgagagacctattaaatgctctgactgtgggaagagatttaaaagcagaaacaatatgctgacacaccaacgagttcacactggggagaggccgttctcctgctctgtgtgtgtgaagagattcactcagttatccaatcttctgacacaccagcgagttcacactggggagaggccgttcacctgctccgtgtgtaagaagagattcactcagtcatccaaccttatgtcacaccagcgagttcacacaggggagagaccttttaaatgctctgactgtgagaagagatttaaaagcagaaaggaactgcagacacaccagcgagttcacactggggagaagccgttctcctgctctgtgtgtgggaagagattcactcagttatccagccttctgaaacaccagcgagttcacactggggagaagccgttctcctgctctgtgtgtaagaagagattcactcagtcatccatccTGCTAATACACCAGCGGgttcactctgataagagacctttcaaatgttctgactgtgggaagagttttaaaagcaaaagtaatctgctgacacaccaacgtactcacactggggagaggccgttctcctgctctgtgtgtgtgaagagattcactcagttatCCAATCTTCTGACACACCACCgatttcacactggggagaggccttttaaatgttctgactgtgggaagagatttaaaatcagaaacgaactgctgagacatcaacgcactcacactggggagagaccgttcacccgCTTTAagcgtaagaagagattcactcggtcatccaccctgctgacacaccagcgagttcactctgaagagagaccatttaaatgttctgactgtaagAAAAGCTtcaaaagcagaaacgaactgtggagtcaccaacgcacccacactggggagaggccgttcacccgcTCGAagcgtaagaagagatttactcggtcatcccaccttctgtcacaccagcgagttcacactggggagaggccgttcacctgctccgtgtgtaggaagggattcactcggtcatcccacctactgagacaccagcgagttcacactgatgagagaccttttaaatgttctgactgtgagaagaggtttaaaagcaaagttaatctgctgacacaccaacgcattcacactggggagaggccgttcacctgctccgtgtttgggaagagattcactcggtcatccaccctgctgagacaccagcgagttaactctgatgagagaccttttaaatgttctgactgtgagaaaagctttaaaagcagaaacgaactgctgagacatcgacgcactcacactggggagagaccattctgctgctccgtgtgtaagaagagattcactcggtcatcccatcttctgtcacaccaacgagttcactctgaagagagaccttttaaatgttctgactgtgagaagaggtttaaaagcagaaacgaactgctgagacaccaacgcactcacactggggagaggccgttcatctgctctgtgtgtgggaagagattcactcggtcatcccaccttctgtcacaccagcgagttcactctgatgagagacct